One Alosa alosa isolate M-15738 ecotype Scorff River chromosome 22, AALO_Geno_1.1, whole genome shotgun sequence DNA segment encodes these proteins:
- the LOC125287503 gene encoding solute carrier family 2, facilitated glucose transporter member 11-like encodes MAYRTMKGIVTLALTVFCTAIGGTLQYGYNLSIINAPTAHIQRFINDTCWERWFVSLEQSHVTLIWTVIVSTYSLGGLVGALLAGPMAVRFGRKGALLLNNVFLFSSALFALTSRAARSFEMIILARLLVGINAGVSMNVQPMYFGESAPKNLRGAVTFSSAVFTAFGIMLGQVMGLTEVLGSEPCWPYLLASNALPGLFQLLTLPWFPESPRYLLIDRGDREACSQALKRFRGCAVSGEEMEEMLQEKELATGAKARSLWNLLSDRNLRPQLRIVMAASSGMMLCGNDAIYFYASSIFQEAGIPAGRIQYVAIGTGACELTAAIVCNLLIERAGRRRLLMGGYALMSCWAVVFTAALCLKGTVPGMPYLSMVCIFAYILSFGMGPAGVTGVLPTELFDQLARPSAYMVAGSLMWLNLFIVGTAFPFIVSSLGQLCFLPFCGVCVSTCAFMGWNLPETKGRSLAEITADFDKRDQRKDEGTKVKGEPGQSNQEEAHELSARSEEEPVDVNHVLCEG; translated from the coding sequence ATGGCATATAGGACAATGAAAGGGATAGTGACTCTAGCACTGACTGTGTTCTGTACTGCGATTGGTGGTACTTTGCAGTATGGCTACAATCTTTCCATCATCAATGCTCCCACAGCACACATTCAGAGATTCATCAATGACACTTGCTGGGAGCGCTGGTTTGTCTCACTTGAGCAAAGTCATGTGACTCTGATATGGACAGTCATTGTGTCTACCTATTCCCTTGGGGGTCTAGTCGGAGCGTTACTTGCAGGACCCATGGCGGTCCGGTTCGGTCGTAAAGGTGCTCTGCTGCTGAATAATGTATTTTTGTTCTCAAGCGCTCTGTTCGCGCTGACCAGCCGTGCTGCTCGTTCCTTTGAGATGATCATACTGGCTCGGCTGCTAGTGGGCATCAACGCTGGTGTGAGCATGAACGTTCAGCCCATGTACTTTGGCGAGAGCGCGCCCAAGAATCTGCGCGGAGCGGTCACCTTCTCCTCTGCTGTCTTCACTGCATTTGGCATCATGCTCGGACAGGTGATGGGCCTGACCGAGGTACTCGGGTCAGAGCCCTGCTGGCCTTACCTGCTGGCCAGCAATGCGCTACCTGGGCTGTTCCAACTCCTCACTCTGCCCTGGTTCCCAGAAAGCCCGCGGTACCTGCTCATCGacaggggagatagagaggccTGTAGCCAGGCGCTGAAGAGGTTCCGGGGCTGTGCTGTCTCcggggaggagatggaggagatgctCCAGGAGAAAGAGCTGGCCACTGGGGCTAAGGCTCGCTCCCTGTGGAACCTGCTGTCCGACCGGAACCTGCGGCCACAGCTCCGAATCGTCATGGCCGCCAGCAGCGGCATGATGCTTTGCGGCAACGACGCCATCTACTTCTACGCCTCCTCCATCTTCCAGGAGGCCGGCATTCCCGCAGGTAGAATCCAGTACGTGGCGATTGGCACGGGCGCCTGTGAGCTGACCGCTGCTATTGTGTGCAACCTCCTCATAGAGCGGGCGGGCCGACGACGGCTCCTTATGGGCGGCTACGCGCTGATGTCGTGTTGGGCAGTGGTCTTCACTGCGGCCCTCTGCCTGAAGGGCACCGTGCCGGGCATGCCGTACCTGAGCATGGTGTGCATCTTCGCCTACATCCTCAGCTTCGGCATGGGCCCCGCTGGGGTGACCGGCGTGCTGCCCACTGAGCTCTTCGACCAGCTGGCACGGCCCTCGGCCTACATGGTGGCCGGCTCGCTGATGTGGCTCAACCTCTTCATAGTGGGCACGGCCTTCCCGTTCATCGTGAGCAGCCTCGGGCAGCTCTGCTTCCTGCCCTTCTGTGGTGTCTGCGTGTCGACCTGTGCTTTCATGGGCTGGAACCTTCCGGAGACTAAGGGGAGGTCTCTGGCCGAGATCACCGCCGATTTTGATAAGCGTGACCAGAGAAAAGATGAGGGGACAAAGGTTAAAGGTGAACCAGGCCAGTCAAATCAAGAAGAGGCTCATGAACTAAGTGCGAGGTCAGAGGAGGAGCCAGTGGACGTTAATCATGTACTGTGTGAGGGTTGA
- the LOC125287578 gene encoding phospholipase A and acyltransferase 4-like isoform X1, whose translation MAKPGDLIEIDRVNYQHWALYIGDGYVIHLTTDGDSASKGAAIGGSSASIFAIVKKQELSDVAAGDIWRVNNSLDKKWMPQPPDVILKIAQQQVGKKIQYCLLNYNCEHFVTNIRYGKPESRQAKKAKQVAAGGSGLILTGVLGTIALALVSVFAPRTS comes from the exons ATGGCG AAGCCGGGGGACCTAATTGAGATAGACAGAGTTAATTATCAGCACTGGGCATTGTACATAGGAGATGGATACGTTATTCACCTCACAACAGATG GTGATTCTGCTAGTAAGGGTGCAGCCATTGGTGGATCATCTGCCTCCATCTTTGCTATTGTGAAGAAACAGGAACTCTCGGATGTAGCAGCTGGTGACATATGGAGAGTAAACAACAGCCTGGATAAAAAGTGGATGCCACAGCCCCCTGATGTTATCTTGAAAATTGCACAGCAACAAGTTGGCAAGAAGATACAATATTGTCTCCTCAACTACAACTGTGAGCATTTTGTTACCAATATCCGCTATGGCAAACCAGAATCAAGGCAG GCtaagaaagcaaagcaagtaGCAGCAGGAGGCTCAGGTTTAATTCTAACTGGTGTGCTGGGCACTATTGCTCTGGCACTTGTTAGCGTTTTCGCTCCACGCACCTCCTAA
- the LOC125287578 gene encoding phospholipase A and acyltransferase 4-like isoform X2, with product MTSTDITHGGDSASKGAAIGGSSASIFAIVKKQELSDVAAGDIWRVNNSLDKKWMPQPPDVILKIAQQQVGKKIQYCLLNYNCEHFVTNIRYGKPESRQAKKAKQVAAGGSGLILTGVLGTIALALVSVFAPRTS from the exons ACATCAACTGATATCACACATGGCG GTGATTCTGCTAGTAAGGGTGCAGCCATTGGTGGATCATCTGCCTCCATCTTTGCTATTGTGAAGAAACAGGAACTCTCGGATGTAGCAGCTGGTGACATATGGAGAGTAAACAACAGCCTGGATAAAAAGTGGATGCCACAGCCCCCTGATGTTATCTTGAAAATTGCACAGCAACAAGTTGGCAAGAAGATACAATATTGTCTCCTCAACTACAACTGTGAGCATTTTGTTACCAATATCCGCTATGGCAAACCAGAATCAAGGCAG GCtaagaaagcaaagcaagtaGCAGCAGGAGGCTCAGGTTTAATTCTAACTGGTGTGCTGGGCACTATTGCTCTGGCACTTGTTAGCGTTTTCGCTCCACGCACCTCCTAA